From the genome of Primulina eburnea isolate SZY01 chromosome 12, ASM2296580v1, whole genome shotgun sequence, one region includes:
- the LOC140807462 gene encoding bidirectional sugar transporter SWEET15-like, with amino-acid sequence MAVFGDQPAAITFGILGNIVSVLVYFAPLPTFVRIYKEKSTLGFQSVPYNVAFFSAMLWLYYAFLKKNVPLLISINSFGCLIETFYIVSYLWFASRKARIDTSKLFCLMNLVLFPVMFGTTFFLFKEPERAQVVGWICVAVSVSVFAAPLSIVFQVVRTRSVEYMPFPLSFFLTLSAVMWFAYGLFQRDLCVALPNVIGFFLGALQMVLYGLYRKPKRGSIDEVEKEKLPEHALSVIVLGTPEVHPIDSKNLGDEMIHVENLKDEEAADTQDNFVTCALSVEPSPVNPLKDSIVVEVRAA; translated from the exons ATGGCTGTTTTTGGCGATCAACCCGCGGCGATCACATTCGGGATCTTAG GCAACATTGTGTCAGTCCTCGTGTACTTTGCTCCATT GCCCACATTCGTGAGAATCTACAAGGAAAAATCGACCTTGGGGTTCCAATCAGTGCCTTATAATGTGGCTTTCTTCTCTGCCATGCTGTGGCTGTACTATGCGTTCCTCAAGAAAAATGTGCCTCTTCTGATCTCAATCAACTCTTTCGGATGCCTCATCGAGACGTTTTACATCGTCAGCTACCTTTGGTTTGCATCCAGAAAGGCCAGG ATTGACACTAGCAAACTTTTCTGCCTGATGAATCTGGTGCTATTTCCCGTAATGTTTGGGACCACATTCTTCTTATTCAAAGAACCAGAGCGAGCTCAGGTGGTGGGATGGATCTGTGTTGCTGTTTCTGTCAGTGTTTTTGCAGCCCCTTTAAGCATTGTG TTCCAAGTTGTACGAACCCGCAGCGTGGAGTACATGCCGTTCCCTCTGTCATTTTTCTTGACGCTCAGCGCAGTCATGTGGTTCGCCTACGGTCTATTTCAGAGAGATCTATGCGTTGCC CTTCCAAATGTCATCGGATTCTTCTTGGGGGCGCTACAAATGGTGCTATATGGATTGTACCGAAAACCGAAGCGAGGATCTATAGACGAAGTCGAAAAAGAAAAGTTGCCGGAGCACGCGTTGAGCGTGATTGTTTTAGGAACACCAGAAGTGCATCCGATCGACTCCAAAAATCTTGGAGATGAAATGATTCATGTGGAGAACCTCAAGGACGAAGAAGCTGCTGATACGCAAGATAATTTTGTGACTTGCGCATTAAGTGTTGAACCCAGCCCGGTGAATCCGCTGAAGGATTCAATTGTAGTTGAAGTCCGTGCAGCGTAA